From one Trachemys scripta elegans isolate TJP31775 chromosome 14, CAS_Tse_1.0, whole genome shotgun sequence genomic stretch:
- the LOC117887091 gene encoding olfactory receptor 12D2-like, translated as MENQTEVSEFIFLGLTNVGGLQCYLFALFLLLYMASILGNGAIVAVVLAEPRLHTPMYFFLGNLSSLDIFYSTVTVPKMLAGFLWGHQTISFTSCLAQLHFFHFLGSSEAMLLAVMAYDRYMAICYPLRYTLVMSPQACLLLAGVTWATGFLHALMHTIMTSQLHFCGPNRIHHFFCDIKPLLSLACSSTRLNLSLLHIVTGIVSVSPFIITLLSYLYIISFLFLKVRSQESRRKAFSTCTSHLTVIALYYGTVIFAYMRPSSGSSKGEEMIITLVYSVITPALNPLIYTLRNSEVKYATRKFITRKLFPERN; from the coding sequence ATGGAGAACCAGACAGAGGTGAGTGAGTTCATTTTCCTGGGCCTCACCAATGTGGGGGGTCTACAGTGCTATCTCTTTGCCCTCTTCCTGCTGCTCTACATGGCCAGCATTTTGGGGAATGGAGCCATTGTGGCGGTGGTACTTGCTGAGCCCCggcttcacacccccatgtacttcttcctgggaaATCTCTCCAGCCTAGACATCTTCTACTCCACAGTCACTGTGCCCAAGATGTTGGCCGGCTTCCTCTGGGGGCACCAGACCATCTCCTTCACCAGCTGCCTGGCACAGCTCCATTTCTTCCATTTCCTGGGCAGCAGTGAGGCCATGCTGCTGGCTGTCATGGCCTATGACCGCTACATGGCCATCTGCTACCCACTGCGCTACACACTGGTCATGAGCCCACAGGCCTGCCTGCTGCTGGCAGGAGTCACCTGGGCCACTGGCTTCCTGCACGCTCTGATGCACACGATCATGACCTCCCAGCTGCACTTCTGTGGCCCCAACCGTATCCACCACTTCTTCTGTGACATCAAGCCCCTGCTGAGCCTGGCCTGCAGCAGCACCCGCCTCAACTTGAGCCTCCTCCACATCGTCACTGGGATTGTCAGTGTGAGTCCGTTCATCATCACGCTCCTCTCCTACCTCTACAttatctccttcctcttcctgaaGGTCCGGTCACAGGAAAGCAGGAGAAAGGCCTTCTCCACTTGCACCTCCCACCTCACCGTGATAGCACTGTACTATGGGACAGTGATCTTCGCCTACATGCGTCCTTCTTCAGGAAGCTCCAAGGGAGAAGAGATGATCATCACCCTAGTGTACAGTGTCATCACCCCAGCTCTGAATCCCCTCATCTACACCCTGCGGAACAGTGAGGTGAAATACGCCACCAGGAAATTCATCACTAGAAAACTCTTCCCTGAAAGGAACTGA